GCGGCACGCAAGCCTTGCTGGCCGGCGCCAACGTGCGCACTGCCTTGCTGGGCGACCTCGACGGCGACGGCGACCTGGATATTCTGGCCGGTGCCAACAGCATCACCGGCTTAAGCGTCCTCCAGAATCAGCCAGCCCCGAGCACTACCAGCATTACGCCCGACGTCGCCACAACGCGTAATACCGTCACGATAACCGGTAGCGACCTACTAGGTACTACCGGGGTGACCTTCAACGGCGTTGTGGCGCCCACCTACACCGTAAAATCGAACACGCAGCTGCTTGTGGCCGTGCCCGACGGTGCCACGACGGGCCCCGTTGTGGTGAACTCATTAGTGGGCAATAGCAATGGCCTTCCGTTCACCGTAACACCGATTGCAGTTGTGACCAGCGTAACGCCTACGCGCAACACGTTTCTGGCTCCTAGGCGTACGCCGATTGCAGCTACGTTCAATCAGCCCCTAGGCACCGGGTTCGACGCTTCGCAGGCCATTCGGGTGTTCAGCCAAGAATCGGGGCGCAAAGCAGGCCAAGCAACGGTGAGCGGCAGTACGCTCAGCTTTGTACCCACCACCGATTTTAAAGCCGGTGAAACCCTGTACGCCAGCGTGACGGCAACGGCACAGAGTAGCGCAGGTTCGGCCGTCAAGCCGCACGTGTTTCAGTTTACCACGGCTACTACCCCGAGCTCGGCCACCTTTGCTACCGGCGCCAACCTAGCCTTGTACACGCATGTTGATAATGTGGTACCAGGTGACGTGGATGGGGATGGTGACACTGATCTGCTGGTGACCACCAATTCTTCCGAAGGCCTGCCCAAAGTAACCACCTATCTAAATAATGGCAGTGGCGCCTTCACGAGCGCTACGCAACTAACGCTACGCGGCAGCTACATCTCCCTAGAAATGGGTGATATCGACGGCGACGGCGACCTGGACTTAGTAGTTCCGAACAATGGTCTACTTAATGGGCAGCTCGACACGTACTTGAATAACGGCCAAGGCACTTTCACGCTGGTGGCGGGGTCGGCGGCAAACCTCATCTCTATCGGCCAGTTCAGTCTTCGGGATGCCGATGGCGATGGCGACCTAGACATCTTTACGACAGGCTATAGTGGGGTAGTGGTGTACTTCAATAACGGTAGCGGCACGTTCAGCAATCCTCGCTCAACACCCGTAGGAGTTGGGGCAAAGTACCTCGCCATTGGGGACTTAGATAACGATGGTGACCTTGATGTTATCTCCGCTCCCTACAGCTACCTGAATACGGCCAGCGTGCGCTTCAACGATGGCCTCGGCACCTTCACCGGCACCCAAGAACTCCCCATCAGCATTCTGCCCAACGACGCAGACCTAGGTGATATCGACGGCGACGGGGACCTCGACTTTGTGGTGGCCAGCAATAGCACTAAGGCCGTTGACATCCGCCTGAACAACGGGGCTGGTGTATTCAGCGGCACTGGGTCAGTACCAGTGGGCAAGGGCGGCCAACCGGCCCGAGTATACCTCCGCGACATTGATGGTGACGGCGACCTCGACATCTTGACCAGCAGCACCGACAATTCCGTGAGCATCCGCCTCAACGACGGCAAGGGTAACTTCTCGGGCAATCAGGAGATTCCGGCTGGTAACAATCCCTACTACTTCTTTGTGCGCGACACCGACAACGATGGCGACCTCGACTTCATCACGACCAGCTACGATGTGGTGCAGGTGCAAGTGAACGGCGCCAATTCGCTGCTCGTCACTTCCGTTAACCCGAGCCGCAACGCCCGAGCCGCCCAACGCGACGTCCCAATTGGCGCAACATTTAGCCAGAACATTGCCAACAGCACCGCTACCCGGAATTCATTGAAGGTATTCAGCCAGCAGGCCGGCGGACTGTTGCCGTCGCAACCGCTGGTTAGCAATAGCTTTTTCGTCTTCACCCCAACTACCAACTTCAAGCCCGGCGAGAAGGTGTCAGTAACCATCACGCGGGGCGTGGAAACCAGCACGGGCCAGAACCTAGCCAACCCGCAAGTCTATCAGTTTACGACTGCGGTGGCACCTAGCCCTGGCAACTTCATCGGCGGTTCCGATACTCCTGGTGGCGGCCGGCTAGCAGTTGGCGACCTAGACGGCGACAAAGACCTTGACTACGTAACCTTCAGCGGTGCCGTACGCCTCAATGACGGAACTGGCGTGTACACTGCTGGGCAGCAAGTGTCCTTTAATGGTCTCCCACGCAACGTGGCGCTAAGCGACGTGGATGGCGACGGCGACCTCGACCTGTTGCTGAGTGTCAACAATGGCCAGGGTATTGTGTATGTGCGCCTGAACAATGGCTCGGCTAACTTTTCGGGAACTCAGCAGGTGCTGGTTGGCCAGGAGCCTTATGGCCTAGCCGTGGGCGACGTGGATGCCGATGGTGATATTGATTTGATTACCAGTAACGGGAGCAGCAGCAGCGTATCAGTTCGCTTCAACGATGGCTTGGGCAACTTCACGGGCACCACTGTGGTGACTGTAAACAGCCAACCGACCAGTGTAGCGCTGGGGGATATCGACAACGACGGCGACCTCGACTTGCTGGTGGGCAACTACAACACATATACCGTATCAGTGCGCCTCAACAACGGACTTGGCGGTTTCAGCGGCAACCAGGAAGTAACCGTGGGCCTTAACCCCAATAACCTAGCCTTGGGCGACGTGGATGGCGACGGGGACCTCGATTTTGTCACCTCCAACTTCAACACCTACGTGAACAACCAACGGAGAAATGGCAACGTGAGCGTGGTGCTTAACAATGGGCTCGGCACCTTCCGGGAAAGTCAGCAAGTGGCGCTCAGCGGCACCCCCCTCGACGTAACGCTGGGCGACGTAGATGGCGACGGCGACCTAGATATCGTGACGGCCAACGGTGGTGATGCGACCGATGCCACGGCTAGCGTGCGGCTGAACAACGGGACCGGCACCTTCGCGGGCACTCAGGAAGTGCTCGTCAGCCTCCGGCCCGGCAGTGTAGTGCTAGCCGATGCCGACGGCGATGGTGACCTCGACCTTTACACCGGAGGCAACACCAGCACCAGCTTGCGCCTCAACCAACCCGATACGTCGTTCCTGGTGCTGAGAGAGTTCTCACCAACTCGCAATTCGTCAGCCGCACCGCGCACGGCACCCATTACGGCTACCTTCAACCAGATCATGAGCCCCAGCGTGGTGAACCAAAACGCGTTGAGAGTATTTGGCACGCAAAGCCCCAAAGCGGGTAGCACCACCGTAAATGGCAACACCATCAGCTTCGCGCAAACGAATGGCTTTAAACCTGGCGAAACGGTCTTCACAACGGTTACGTCATCGTCGCGGAGCACCACTAACCAAACGCTGCTTACGCCACAAATCTTCCAGTTCACGGCCGCCACGGCTCTTGCCACGGCTGCCTTCACTGTCGGTTCCGATCCTAGCCTAGGCTCAAACCCGCAAGCAGTCGTCGCTGGCGACGTAGATGGCGACGGCGACCTCGACTTGCTATCCGTTAGCTACATCACTGGCGGACAGGTAAATGTGCGCCTAAACAACGGCAATGGCACGTTCCGCAACGGGCAAGACATACGGCTCGGCTACAACCCCTATCACCTAGCCTTGGGCGACATCGACGGCGACGGCGACCTCGACTTGGTAACCGCTAATGCTGGGGGCCCCGAGGGCTTCTCGAGCGTATGCTTCAACAACGGCGCGGGCCTTTTCTCGAGCAATTACGAGGTACCCGTAGGCATCAATCCGCACGCAGTAGCGCTGGCTGACGTAGACGCCGATGGCGACCTCGATTTGCTTGCGGCTAACTACGTGGTGCGCGGTAACACCACCAGCAGCTCCGTCAGTGTGCGCCTAAATAATGGTACGGGCGCGTTCAGCGGCACCCAAGAAGTGAGCGTGGGCACCCGGCCGGTGAGCCTAGCTCTCGGCGACGTAGATGGCGATGGCGACCTGGACCTCTTCACGGCCAACTCCAACACCAACACCGTCAGCTTGCGCCTCAATGACAGCAAAGGCATCTTCAGCGGCACCACCGAGATCAGCGTGCCCTACAACCCGGAAACGCTGACACTCGGCGATATTGACAAGGACGGTGACCTCGACCTACTCGTCGCCAACACGGCTAGCAACTCGGTAAGCGTACGCCTCAACAATAGCCTAGGGGTATTCTCCGGCACCGTGCAAATATCTGACTTGCGGGCACCGCGCGGCCTAGCCCTCGGCGACGTGAACGGGGACAGCTACCTGGATTTGCTGGTAGCTAATAGCGCCAACAACACCGTGAGCGTACGCCTGAATACTGGCAGTGGCTTCTTCGGTATCAACGCACCAGTGCGGGTAGATGATGTTCCTACTGGCCTCACGCTGGGCGACTTTGACGGCAACGGCACGCTTGACTTCGCGACAAGCAACCTAGGCAACAGCACTGCCAGCATCCGCTTGAACACGCCCGTTTCCGCCAAAGTACTGGCATCCGCTAACGCTAGTCTAACGGCTCAAGTAGAGCTGTACCCTAACCCGGCCCACACCAGCGTGCAGCTACACCTTCCCGCCGAACTCACTCGCCAGCCCGTGCAGATCAGTCTGCTGAACAGCTTGGGGCAAGTGGTGCTGGAGCAGCAGCTCGCCACCGGGCAGAACGCGCCCGAGCTGAAGCTAGGCCAATTGGCACGCGGCCTCTACAACGTGCAGTTGCGCACCACCTCGGGCCTTGTGGTGAAGCGCTTGGCTGTGGAATAGGCTTGCTAGCTCCTAATCCATCGGCCGCTTTTTGAGCCGGAGCATGCCTGCTAGGCACAAATTGGCCGGAGTCGAAAATGGCTCCGGCCAATTCTTTATTGACTGAGTACCAAACTCATCTATTTGCGTATAACTCACGCTTTGATTTTTCGTCCTTCCTATTTCTTATTCTTTCCCCTCGTATGATGCCAGTTTTTACTCTCTCCCGTGGCCTACTTCATGCAGGCACGGCGACACGGCATGCTTGCGTGCTAGGTGCAGGTTTGCTCCTGACCTCACTCGGAAACCTAGCCAGCGCCCAAGCACTCGTGGTCAGCAACGTCACGCCAGCTCGCAACATAGTGAAAGCAGCGCCGGCCACCAACGTTGCGGTTACCTTCAACCAGCCGCTCAGCAACACGGCCGCGACGCTTGGCGCGCTGAAAGTGTTCAGCCAGCAAGCCGGTGGCAAGAAGGCGGGTACGGCTACCGTCAGCAGCAACACCCTAACCTTCGACCCTAACACCGACTTCAAAGCAGGTGAAACAGTGTACGCTACCGTGACGGCCGCAGCGCAGAGCAGCGGTGGCGTTCCGGCGGCGCCACAGGTTTTTCAGTTTACCACGGCTACAGCACCGGCGCCGGCTACCTTTAGTGGGCCAGAATCGACCTTAACTACTTCCCCGGAGGATGTAGCCGTAGGTGATCTAGATGGTGACGGCGACCTTGACCTGGCCACTATTCAGCGTATCTCCTACCCTAGCAATAATGTAAGTATTCGCCTGAATAATGGGACGGGCATCTTTTCAGGCGGTCAGGATTTGAATGTGGGTCCTTACTCTCCCTATAAGATAATCCTCGGCGACGTAGATGGGGATGGCGACCTGGATCTGCTTATTTCTTACTTTCAGAATCTTGGCGTCGTAACGATACTCTTGAATGATGGCAAAGCCAACTACACGCTAAAACAACAGGTCAGCGTCGGTTCGTATCCTGTTGACCTAGCAGTAGGGGATGTGGATGCCGACGGCGACCTGGACCTTCTGACGGCTAATTCCACTTATCCGGCTAACACAGCAAGCATTCGCCTCAATGATGGCAGCGGCACCTTCAGTAGCGGTAGCGAAGTCAGCGTCGGAATTGGTGGCCGAACTATTGCGGTCGGTGACGTGGACAATGATGGCGACCTCGACTTGCTCACGGCCAATAGTAAATCGGTCTCTGTACGCCTGAACAACGGACTAGGTGGGTTCCGTGGCTCGCAGGAGCTAAGCACCAGCTACTTCACCGGCAACCTAGCCGTGGGCGACATAGACAACGACGGCGACTTGGATTTTGTGACAGCCGGCGAAGCCAACGGCATCGGAACGGCGAGTGTCGGCTTCAACGATGGTACAGGCACCTTCAACAATGGACCCAATATTACCTTAGGTGGCGTGAGCAACATTGGGTTAGGAGACTTCGAGGGTGACGGCGACCTGGATCTATTGGTGCTGAACAGCTACGGTAGCAGTTCGGTCAGCCTTCAGCTGAACAACGGGGCGGGCACTTTCAACGCGGGCCAAGAAATACCTCTGAGCTATTCTGGTAACCTTCGGCTAGGCGACCTGGATACGGACGGCGACCTGGATTTTCTGACTTTCACCGGCACTACTGTGCATGCGCACCTCAACCAAGGGGCTCCGGTCATTGCCGGTCTATCGGCCAGCAGCGGCGCGGCAGGCGTGAGCATTGTGCTGGCAGGCACCAACTTTTTAGGCGCCACCGCTGTGACCTTCAACGGAATAGCCGCCACCAGCTTCGTCGTAAATTCCCCATCTCAAATCACCGTGACGGTGCCACTGGGCGCTACCACGGGGCCCCTCGTCGTGACCACACCCGTTGGGACAAGTAACAGCGTGCCGTTCACGGTCACGCAGGACCTAGCCGTGACGAGTGTATCGCCGGCGCGCAACGCGCGCTCGGCACCTAGGCGCGGGCCCATCGCCGTAACGCTCAATCAACCACTCAGCAACACGGCTACGACCCTAGGTGCACTAAAAGTGTTCAGCCAGCAAGCCGATGGCCTGAAGGCAGGTACGGGTATCGTCAGTGGCAATACGCTCCGCTTTGCACCCAATACCGATTTCAAAGCGGGCGAAACGGTAGTTGCCACGCTTACCGCGGCGGCGCAGAGTAGTACGGGTGCTTCGGCCAAATCGCACGTATTTCAATTCACGACAGCGACCAGCCCGAGCACGGGCGTATTTGGCGGCAATCAGGAAGTAACCGTGGCGGGTCAGCCCTCGCAGGTGGCTGCCGGGGATATTGATGGGGACGGTGATTTGGACCTGCTCACGCCGATCAACGGGAACACCGTGAGTGTGCGCCGCAACGATGGCAACGGTATTTTCAGTGGCAATCAGGAAATACCTATGTCAACGCCGGCCTATGCCACCTTGGGCGATATAGACGGCGACCATGACCTAGACTTAGTGGTTGCCAACTATGTTAACAATGGCACGGTGAGCGTACGCCTGAATGACGGCACGGGCTCCTTCTCTGGCAGCCAAACAGTAGCCGTAGGATCTTATCCGTTCGACTTGTCTCTGAAGGATGCCGATGGCGACGGCGACCTAGATTTATTTGCGGTCGGCATCGATTATACAGCCCCCTTCAACGGCATCGTAAGCGTACGCCTGAATGATGGCACGGGCTCTTTCACGGGTAATCAGAATGTAATCATCGGCACGAATACGCGCGGCCTAGCGGTAGTGGACGTGGATGCCGATGGTGACGTAGACTTGCTCGCGTGTGCTTCCCAAGACAATAAGGTGAGCGTGCGCCTGAATAACGGCGCTGGTCTCTTCTCGGGTACTACTAGCATACCGGTAGGCAACTTCCCTACGAGTCTGACCACAGCTGACGTAGACGGCGACAGCGACCTGGACTTTATGACGGGCAACCGCAACAGCAACACCGTCAGCGTACGCCTTAACAACGGCATCGGCTCGTTCGTGGCGGCGCCTGATATTCCGCTGAACGTCACACCCGTCGGTGTAACAGCCGCCGACGTAGACGGGGACGGCGACCCGGATTTGCTTGTTACCACGGAAGCCAACTCCAAAGTGAATGTGCGTGTTAATGATGGCCTAGGGTCCTTCACAGGCACGCAGGAAGTATCCGTTGGGAATACACCCCGCGGTACCACAGTGGCCGACGTCGATAATGATGGTGACCTGGATTTGCTGGTTGCCAATGCAAATGCGAATACCGTAAGCGTACGCCTAAACGGTGGCAAAACCTTGCTCGCTACTACCCTCTCTCCTACTCGAAATGCACGCTCGGCGTCCCGCAACACCGACGTAACGGCAACCTTCAACCAACCGCTGGCCAACAACGCCGCCACGCAAGGCGCTCTGAAGGTATTCAGTCGGCAAGCGGGCGGGCTGAAAGCTAGCGCCGCCACCGTCAGCGGCAACACCCTCACGGTGAATCCCACGACTGACTTCAAGCCCGGCGAAACGGTGTTTGCAACGCTGACCAAGGCCGCGCAAAACAGCAGTACCAGCTTGCCTAACGCGCAGGTCTTTCAGTTTACCACGGCCGTAAGCCCTAGTACGGGCACCTTCGCGGGTGGCGCTGATGTAGCGGGGGCAGGCGCCGTAGCCGTGGGCGACGTGGATGGCGACGGCGACTTAGATTTTGTAAACGCCTCAGGCGGTGTGCGTCTGAATACTGGCAACGGCCGGTATACCAACGGTCAGCAAATCCAGATAACGGCCTTCGGCGGCCCAGTCAGTGTGACCCTAGGTGACATTGACGGCGACGGTGACCTGGATCTGGTGCTGAATGTGAACCCCCAGGGCGTCCTCTACGTCCGCTTCAATGATGGCAAGGGCACTTTTTCCGGCACTCAGCAAATCCAGGGCGGCTCTGGTCCAGCAACGTTGGTTCTAGCCGATGTAGACGGGGATGGCGACCTAGATCTGCTCACGGGCAACTATGTTAGCAACAACACCGTGAGTGTGCACTTCAACAATGGGCAAGGTATTTTTTCAGGCACGAAGAATATCAATTTGGGTAGCCCGGTAAACGACCTAGCCGTAGGTGACATCGACAACGATGGCGACCTAGACTTCGTGGTGCCGAATATCTCCAACAATATCGTGAGCATTGGGCGGAACGACGGCAGCGGCAATTTCAGTAGCAGCCAAGGCTTTGCCGCCACGTTCGCCCCTTCCGGCGTCGCCCTCGGTGACCTCGACGGCGACGGCGACCTGGACCTGCTCACCACCACACGCTACCGTTACGAGAACGGGCAGCAACTCAACGGCGACGTTTACGTGAGCCTCAACGATGGATTCGGCAACTTCAACGTTACGCAGCAGGTGCCCAATGTCAGGCGTGCGAATCGGATCATGCTGGGCGACGTGGATGGCGACGGCGACCTCGACTACGTGACCTCCGGCGGCGGCGTGCGCCTGAACGATGGTACTGGCACCTTCTTCGGCAACCAAGAAGTAGCCACCACGGGCATCGGCTTCGTGGAGCTAGCTGATGCCGATGGCGACGGCGACCTCGATATCTTCGCGGGCGGTACCATCTTCGACGGTGGCCCCGTCACCAGCATCCGCTTCAACCAGGGCACCACCACGCCGCTGGCTGTTTCGGTGCTTTCGCCCCAGCGCAATGCGCCCTCATCGCCGCGGCCCACGCCGGTGTCCGTGACGTTCAACCAGGCCCTCAACCCCGACGTCAGTCAGAGTACGGTGAAGGTATTTGGTCAGCAAGTCGGCCTGAAAGCGGGCACCACCAGCGTGAGCGGCAGTACGCTGACGTTTGCGCCTACCGCTGACTTCAAACCCGGCGAAACGGTGTTTACTACGATTACAGCAGCCCGTAGTACTAGCAGCCAGGCCCTGTCAAAGCCCTTTGTTTTCCAATTTACGGCGGGCACGGCACCGGCCACTTCGCTCTTCACACTGGATAACTCACTGAGCGTGGGCAACAACCCGCAGAGCGTCGCCCTGGGTGACCTCGACGGGGACGGCGACCTGGACCTAGCCTCGGCCAGCAACAACTACCCCAACGGCACAGTGAGCATCCGGCTAGGCAACGGCAACGGCACCTTCGCGGCCAGCCAGGAAGTGCCCGTGGGCTGGGGGCCTTTCCAGGTGGTGCTCGGCGACGTGGACAATGATGGCGACTTGGACCTGCTCACGGCCAACGCGAGCTTCCCGGTGGGGACCATCAGCGTGCGCCTGAACAATGGCCGCGGCACCTTCTCGGGCAGCCAGGAGGTGTTGGTCGGCAACAACCCGCACGCCGTGGCCCTCGGCGACGTAGATGGCGACGGGGACCTGGATTTGCTGGCGGCTAACTACGAGCCCGCTTCCGTGAGCATCCGCCTGAACGATGGCGCCGGAACCTTCGGCAACGGCTCAGAAGTGAGCGTGGGTCCGCGGCCACTGGGCCTGACCCTGGGTGATGTCGACGACGACGGCGACTTGGATGTGCTCACGGCCAACTCCTTCAACAGCACCGTCAGCCTGCGCTTCAACAACGGCAATGGGACCTATTCCGCTAGCACCGGCGTAGAGATTGGAGTAGCCTACAACCCCGAGGCCCTCACCCTCGGGGACATCGACAACGACGGCGACCTGGATCTGCTGACGGCACATCCGGTTGGTAGCACCGTGAGTGTGCGCTTCAATGATGGCAGCGGCAGCTTCTCGGGCACGCAGCAGCTCGCCGTTAGTCGGGAGCCCCACGCCCTAGCCTTGGGCGACACCGACGGCGATGGCGAC
This Hymenobacter sp. GOD-10R DNA region includes the following protein-coding sequences:
- a CDS encoding FG-GAP-like repeat-containing protein; its protein translation is MITLPTLPPGLRPRLLLLLLASTSTAYAQTPTVTSLSPVRNARSAPQATNVSVDFSQALSSNAATLGALKVFSQQTGGKKAGTATVSGNTLSFDPSSNFKGGETVFATVTSAAQSSSGTPAAPQVFQFTAATTPSPATFSPSTQTVEGFALNAYNFILSDLDGNGALDVLCPVANTNTGSSGAVGIRFNNGDGTFGGFRTASVAIDPSKVVTGDLDGDGDLDLITAGSIYPTRTYRISVRFNDGAGSFSGTQQFVVGDNTTDLILGDVDADGDLDLLTCNSATVSVRLNNGSGGFSGNQEVPINASGASAIVLGDVDNDGDLDFATANGNTGISIRLNNGSGSFGTGQDVRVGSQVTELATGDVDADGDLDIVTAGTNAAGSVTVLLNTGAGTFAPGQNLALGASSTKVALGDLDGDNDLDLMSSVNDGVRVRLNNGSGTFSGTQALLAGANVRTALLGDLDGDGDLDILAGANSITGLSVLQNQPAPSTTSITPDVATTRNTVTITGSDLLGTTGVTFNGVVAPTYTVKSNTQLLVAVPDGATTGPVVVNSLVGNSNGLPFTVTPIAVVTSVTPTRNTFLAPRRTPIAATFNQPLGTGFDASQAIRVFSQESGRKAGQATVSGSTLSFVPTTDFKAGETLYASVTATAQSSAGSAVKPHVFQFTTATTPSSATFATGANLALYTHVDNVVPGDVDGDGDTDLLVTTNSSEGLPKVTTYLNNGSGAFTSATQLTLRGSYISLEMGDIDGDGDLDLVVPNNGLLNGQLDTYLNNGQGTFTLVAGSAANLISIGQFSLRDADGDGDLDIFTTGYSGVVVYFNNGSGTFSNPRSTPVGVGAKYLAIGDLDNDGDLDVISAPYSYLNTASVRFNDGLGTFTGTQELPISILPNDADLGDIDGDGDLDFVVASNSTKAVDIRLNNGAGVFSGTGSVPVGKGGQPARVYLRDIDGDGDLDILTSSTDNSVSIRLNDGKGNFSGNQEIPAGNNPYYFFVRDTDNDGDLDFITTSYDVVQVQVNGANSLLVTSVNPSRNARAAQRDVPIGATFSQNIANSTATRNSLKVFSQQAGGLLPSQPLVSNSFFVFTPTTNFKPGEKVSVTITRGVETSTGQNLANPQVYQFTTAVAPSPGNFIGGSDTPGGGRLAVGDLDGDKDLDYVTFSGAVRLNDGTGVYTAGQQVSFNGLPRNVALSDVDGDGDLDLLLSVNNGQGIVYVRLNNGSANFSGTQQVLVGQEPYGLAVGDVDADGDIDLITSNGSSSSVSVRFNDGLGNFTGTTVVTVNSQPTSVALGDIDNDGDLDLLVGNYNTYTVSVRLNNGLGGFSGNQEVTVGLNPNNLALGDVDGDGDLDFVTSNFNTYVNNQRRNGNVSVVLNNGLGTFRESQQVALSGTPLDVTLGDVDGDGDLDIVTANGGDATDATASVRLNNGTGTFAGTQEVLVSLRPGSVVLADADGDGDLDLYTGGNTSTSLRLNQPDTSFLVLREFSPTRNSSAAPRTAPITATFNQIMSPSVVNQNALRVFGTQSPKAGSTTVNGNTISFAQTNGFKPGETVFTTVTSSSRSTTNQTLLTPQIFQFTAATALATAAFTVGSDPSLGSNPQAVVAGDVDGDGDLDLLSVSYITGGQVNVRLNNGNGTFRNGQDIRLGYNPYHLALGDIDGDGDLDLVTANAGGPEGFSSVCFNNGAGLFSSNYEVPVGINPHAVALADVDADGDLDLLAANYVVRGNTTSSSVSVRLNNGTGAFSGTQEVSVGTRPVSLALGDVDGDGDLDLFTANSNTNTVSLRLNDSKGIFSGTTEISVPYNPETLTLGDIDKDGDLDLLVANTASNSVSVRLNNSLGVFSGTVQISDLRAPRGLALGDVNGDSYLDLLVANSANNTVSVRLNTGSGFFGINAPVRVDDVPTGLTLGDFDGNGTLDFATSNLGNSTASIRLNTPVSAKVLASANASLTAQVELYPNPAHTSVQLHLPAELTRQPVQISLLNSLGQVVLEQQLATGQNAPELKLGQLARGLYNVQLRTTSGLVVKRLAVE
- a CDS encoding FG-GAP-like repeat-containing protein; the encoded protein is MMPVFTLSRGLLHAGTATRHACVLGAGLLLTSLGNLASAQALVVSNVTPARNIVKAAPATNVAVTFNQPLSNTAATLGALKVFSQQAGGKKAGTATVSSNTLTFDPNTDFKAGETVYATVTAAAQSSGGVPAAPQVFQFTTATAPAPATFSGPESTLTTSPEDVAVGDLDGDGDLDLATIQRISYPSNNVSIRLNNGTGIFSGGQDLNVGPYSPYKIILGDVDGDGDLDLLISYFQNLGVVTILLNDGKANYTLKQQVSVGSYPVDLAVGDVDADGDLDLLTANSTYPANTASIRLNDGSGTFSSGSEVSVGIGGRTIAVGDVDNDGDLDLLTANSKSVSVRLNNGLGGFRGSQELSTSYFTGNLAVGDIDNDGDLDFVTAGEANGIGTASVGFNDGTGTFNNGPNITLGGVSNIGLGDFEGDGDLDLLVLNSYGSSSVSLQLNNGAGTFNAGQEIPLSYSGNLRLGDLDTDGDLDFLTFTGTTVHAHLNQGAPVIAGLSASSGAAGVSIVLAGTNFLGATAVTFNGIAATSFVVNSPSQITVTVPLGATTGPLVVTTPVGTSNSVPFTVTQDLAVTSVSPARNARSAPRRGPIAVTLNQPLSNTATTLGALKVFSQQADGLKAGTGIVSGNTLRFAPNTDFKAGETVVATLTAAAQSSTGASAKSHVFQFTTATSPSTGVFGGNQEVTVAGQPSQVAAGDIDGDGDLDLLTPINGNTVSVRRNDGNGIFSGNQEIPMSTPAYATLGDIDGDHDLDLVVANYVNNGTVSVRLNDGTGSFSGSQTVAVGSYPFDLSLKDADGDGDLDLFAVGIDYTAPFNGIVSVRLNDGTGSFTGNQNVIIGTNTRGLAVVDVDADGDVDLLACASQDNKVSVRLNNGAGLFSGTTSIPVGNFPTSLTTADVDGDSDLDFMTGNRNSNTVSVRLNNGIGSFVAAPDIPLNVTPVGVTAADVDGDGDPDLLVTTEANSKVNVRVNDGLGSFTGTQEVSVGNTPRGTTVADVDNDGDLDLLVANANANTVSVRLNGGKTLLATTLSPTRNARSASRNTDVTATFNQPLANNAATQGALKVFSRQAGGLKASAATVSGNTLTVNPTTDFKPGETVFATLTKAAQNSSTSLPNAQVFQFTTAVSPSTGTFAGGADVAGAGAVAVGDVDGDGDLDFVNASGGVRLNTGNGRYTNGQQIQITAFGGPVSVTLGDIDGDGDLDLVLNVNPQGVLYVRFNDGKGTFSGTQQIQGGSGPATLVLADVDGDGDLDLLTGNYVSNNTVSVHFNNGQGIFSGTKNINLGSPVNDLAVGDIDNDGDLDFVVPNISNNIVSIGRNDGSGNFSSSQGFAATFAPSGVALGDLDGDGDLDLLTTTRYRYENGQQLNGDVYVSLNDGFGNFNVTQQVPNVRRANRIMLGDVDGDGDLDYVTSGGGVRLNDGTGTFFGNQEVATTGIGFVELADADGDGDLDIFAGGTIFDGGPVTSIRFNQGTTTPLAVSVLSPQRNAPSSPRPTPVSVTFNQALNPDVSQSTVKVFGQQVGLKAGTTSVSGSTLTFAPTADFKPGETVFTTITAARSTSSQALSKPFVFQFTAGTAPATSLFTLDNSLSVGNNPQSVALGDLDGDGDLDLASASNNYPNGTVSIRLGNGNGTFAASQEVPVGWGPFQVVLGDVDNDGDLDLLTANASFPVGTISVRLNNGRGTFSGSQEVLVGNNPHAVALGDVDGDGDLDLLAANYEPASVSIRLNDGAGTFGNGSEVSVGPRPLGLTLGDVDDDGDLDVLTANSFNSTVSLRFNNGNGTYSASTGVEIGVAYNPEALTLGDIDNDGDLDLLTAHPVGSTVSVRFNDGSGSFSGTQQLAVSREPHALALGDTDGDGDLDLLTANYGSTNASLRLNDGLGTFSRSSEVPVGGKASSVAFGDIDGNGALDFVTTHQGANTASVRLNKTTTAAKVLATTATPRNLAEQVALYPNPAHASVRLQLPAELAQQAVQLSVVNTLGQVVLEQKLAARQTALELKLGRLAQGVYNVQLRTASGLVVKRLVVE